From a region of the Acanthochromis polyacanthus isolate Apoly-LR-REF ecotype Palm Island chromosome 3, KAUST_Apoly_ChrSc, whole genome shotgun sequence genome:
- the LOC110956845 gene encoding aminoacyl tRNA synthase complex-interacting multifunctional protein 1-like, with amino-acid sequence MEKVVEEEEWKRTRTSSSSSLQTATARMGRGVELSDFQRGTVVGCHLCKKSNREISALLNLPASTISSVILKWKRGGITTALPRSGRPHKLKEQDRQVLERVAMEKCLPSIEALTAEFHTASGANVSTTTIRRELHEMGFRGRVSSYSKPEGGQKVAKKPGSPDQEDEKVDVSRLDLRVGRIITAVQLLDTDSLYVEQIDVGEASPRTVISELAKHVSWAQMQDRMVVVLCNLKPVKTRGMMNQAVIMCASSPEKMEILDPPSGAEPGDRITIQGFPGEPDRELNPKKRVWEEVQPDLRTDSRCVATYKGAAFEVVGKGMCKSQTLSDCEIK; translated from the exons ATGGAGAAAgtggtggaggaagaggagtggAAGAGGACCAGGaccagtagtagtagtagtctACAGACAGCTACAGCCAGAATGGGTCGTGGAGTGGAGCTCAGCGACTTCCAGCGGGGCACCGTGGtgggatgccacctgtgcaagaAGTCCAATCGGGAGATCTCCGCCCTGCTCAACCTGCCTGCGTCCACCATCAGCTCCGTGATCCTCAAGTGGAAACGCGGAGGAATAACGACGGCTCTGCCCCGGAGCGGCCGACCGCACAAGCTAAAGGAGCAGGACCGCCAGGTGCTGGAAAGGGTGGCCATGGAGAAGTGTCTGCCCTCCATAGAGGCTCTCACCGCCGAGTTTCACACCGCCTCCGGGGCCAACGTGAGTACCACCACCATCCGCCGGGAGCTCCACGAGATGGGCTTCCGCGGCCGAGTGTCATCCTACAGCAAGCCAGAAG GAGGGCAGAAGGTGGCAAAGAAGCCGGGATCCCCTGACCAAGAGGATGAAAAGGTAGACGTCTCTCGTCTGGACCTGCGTGTTGGACGCATAATAACGGCCGTACAGCTTCTAGACACTGACAGTCTGTATGTGGAACAGATCGATGTAGGCGAAGCATCTCCCAGGACAGTAATCAGCGAACTGGCCAAGCACGTATCCTGGGCCCAG ATGCAGGACCGCATGGTGGTCGTGCTGTGTAACCTGAAGCCGGTGAAGACAAGAGGGATGATGAACCAGGCTGTGATCATGTGTGCCAGCTCACCAGAAAAGATGGAGATCCTTGATCCTCCGAGTGGAGCCGAACCAGGGGACAGAATAACTATCCAGGGATTCCCAG GTGAACCAGACAGAGAGCTAAACCCCAAAAAGAGGGTGTGGGaagaggtgcagccagacctgCGTACGGACAGCCGGTGTGTCGCCACCTACAAGGGAGCTGCCTTTGAAGTGGTTGGAAAGGGAATGTGCAAAAGCCAAACTCTGAGTGATTGTGAAATCAAATAA
- the LOC110956846 gene encoding aminoacyl tRNA synthase complex-interacting multifunctional protein 1-like isoform X1, whose amino-acid sequence MGRGEELSDFQRGTVVGCYLCKKSIREISALLNLPRSTISSVILKWKRGGITTALPRCGRPHKLKEQDRQVLERVAMEKCLPSMEALTAEFQTASGANVSSTTIRRELHEMGFRGRVSSYSKPKVGQKVAKKPGSPDQEDEKVDVSRLDLRVGRIITAVQLLDTDSLYVEQIDVGEASPRTVISELAKHVSWAQMQDRMVVVLCNLKPVKTRGMMNQAVIMCASSPEKMEILDPPSGAEPGDRITIQGFPGEPDRELNPKKRVWEEVQPDLRTDSRCVATYKGAAFEVVGKGMCKSQTLSDCEIK is encoded by the exons ATGGGTCGTGGAGAGGAGCTCAGCGACTTCCAGCGGGGCACCGTGGTGGGATGCTACCTGTGCAAGAAGTCCATCCGGGAGATCTCCGCCCTGCTCAACCTGCCTCGGTCCACCATCAGCTCCGTGATCCTCAAGTGGAAACGCGGAGGGATAACGACGGCTCTGCCCCGGTGCGGCCGACCGCACAAGCTTAAGGAGCAGGACCGCCAGGTGCTGGAGAGGGTGGCCATGGAGAAGTGTCTGCCCTCCATGGAGGCTCTAACTGCTGAGTTTCAGACCGCCTCCGGGGCCAACGTGAGCTCCACCACCATCCGCCGGGAGCTCCACGAGATGGGCTTCCGCGGCCGAGTGTCCTCCTACAGCAAGCCGAAAG TAGGGCAGAAGGTGGCAAAGAAGCCGGGATCCCCTGACCAAGAGGATGAAAAGGTAGACGTCTCTCGTCTGGACCTGCGTGTTGGACGCATAATAACGGCCGTACAGCTTCTAGACACTGACAGTCTGTATGTGGAACAGATCGATGTAGGCGAAGCATCTCCCAGGACAGTAATCAGCGAACTGGCCAAGCACGTATCCTGGGCCCAG ATGCAAGACCGCATGGTGGTCGTGCTGTGTAACCTGAAGCCGGTGAAGACAAGAGGGATGATGAACCAGGCTGTGATCATGTGTGCCAGCTCACCAGAAAAGATGGAGATCCTTGATCCTCCGAGTGGAGCCGAACCAGGGGACAGAATAACTATCCAGGGATTCCCAG GTGAACCAGACAGAGAGCTAAACCCCAAAAAGAGGGTGTGGGaagaggtgcagccagacctgCGTACGGACAGCCGGTGTGTCGCCACCTACAAGGGAGCTGCCTTTGAAGTGGTTGGAAAGGGAATGTGCAAAAGCCAAACTCTGAGTGATTGTGAAATCAAATAA
- the LOC110956846 gene encoding aminoacyl tRNA synthase complex-interacting multifunctional protein 1-like isoform X2, producing MGRGEELSDFQRGTVVGCYLCKKSIREISALLNLPRSTISSVILKWKRGGITTALPRCGRPHKLKEQDRQVLERVAMEKCLPSMEALTAEFQTASGANVSSTTIRRELHEMGFRGRVSSYSKPKGQKVAKKPGSPDQEDEKVDVSRLDLRVGRIITAVQLLDTDSLYVEQIDVGEASPRTVISELAKHVSWAQMQDRMVVVLCNLKPVKTRGMMNQAVIMCASSPEKMEILDPPSGAEPGDRITIQGFPGEPDRELNPKKRVWEEVQPDLRTDSRCVATYKGAAFEVVGKGMCKSQTLSDCEIK from the exons ATGGGTCGTGGAGAGGAGCTCAGCGACTTCCAGCGGGGCACCGTGGTGGGATGCTACCTGTGCAAGAAGTCCATCCGGGAGATCTCCGCCCTGCTCAACCTGCCTCGGTCCACCATCAGCTCCGTGATCCTCAAGTGGAAACGCGGAGGGATAACGACGGCTCTGCCCCGGTGCGGCCGACCGCACAAGCTTAAGGAGCAGGACCGCCAGGTGCTGGAGAGGGTGGCCATGGAGAAGTGTCTGCCCTCCATGGAGGCTCTAACTGCTGAGTTTCAGACCGCCTCCGGGGCCAACGTGAGCTCCACCACCATCCGCCGGGAGCTCCACGAGATGGGCTTCCGCGGCCGAGTGTCCTCCTACAGCAAGCCGAAAG GGCAGAAGGTGGCAAAGAAGCCGGGATCCCCTGACCAAGAGGATGAAAAGGTAGACGTCTCTCGTCTGGACCTGCGTGTTGGACGCATAATAACGGCCGTACAGCTTCTAGACACTGACAGTCTGTATGTGGAACAGATCGATGTAGGCGAAGCATCTCCCAGGACAGTAATCAGCGAACTGGCCAAGCACGTATCCTGGGCCCAG ATGCAAGACCGCATGGTGGTCGTGCTGTGTAACCTGAAGCCGGTGAAGACAAGAGGGATGATGAACCAGGCTGTGATCATGTGTGCCAGCTCACCAGAAAAGATGGAGATCCTTGATCCTCCGAGTGGAGCCGAACCAGGGGACAGAATAACTATCCAGGGATTCCCAG GTGAACCAGACAGAGAGCTAAACCCCAAAAAGAGGGTGTGGGaagaggtgcagccagacctgCGTACGGACAGCCGGTGTGTCGCCACCTACAAGGGAGCTGCCTTTGAAGTGGTTGGAAAGGGAATGTGCAAAAGCCAAACTCTGAGTGATTGTGAAATCAAATAA